CCGGAGATCGAACCGATGATCATCGGGCGCAACTTCCGGGTCAAGATCAACGCCAACATCGGCAACTCGGCGCTTGGTTCGTCGATTGACGAAGAGGTGGAAAAAGCGGTCTGGTCGTGCCGCTGGGGGGCGGACACGGTGATGGATCTCAGCACCGGCAAGAACATCCACCAGACCCGCGAGTGGATTCTGCGCAACTCGCCCGTGCCGATCGGCACGGTGCCTCTCTACCAGGCACTCGAAAAGGTTGGCGGCAAGGCCGAGGAGCTGAGCTGGGAGGTCTACCGCGACACGCTCGTCGAGCAGGCCGAGCAAGGGGTAGACTACTTCACCATCCACTCGGGCATCCTCGCCGCCACCTTGCCTGACGCCGAAGCGCGGCAGACCGGCATCGTTTCACGCGGCGGCTCGATCATGGCTCGCTGGTGCCGCGCCCACAAGCAGGAGAACTTCCTCTTCACCCGCTTTGACGACATCTGCGACATCCTGCGCAGCTACGACGTCGCCATCTCGCTCGGCGACGCGCTCCGTCCTGGATCGATTGGTGACGCCAACGACGCCGCGCAGTTCGGCGAGCTGAAGACACTCGGTGAGCTGACCCTCCGCGCCTGGAAGCGCGACGTGCAGGTGATGATCGAAGGCCCCGGCCACGTGCCGCTACACATGATCCGCGAGAACATGGAGATGCAGCTCAAGCACTGCCACGAAGCGCCGTTCTATACCCTCGGCCCGCTCGTGACTGACGTGGCCGCCGGATACGACCATGTCAATTCGGCCATCGGCGGCACGCTCATCGCCAGCCTCGGCTGCTCGATGCTCTGCTACGTCACGCCGAAAGAGCACCTCGGCCTACCCAACCGCGATGACGTGCGCGAAGGCGTCATCGTTCACCGCGTCGCCGCCCATGCCGCCGACATCGCCAAGGGAAGCGCCACCGCCTGGCTGCGCGACGAGCTGATGAGCAAGGCCCGCTACGCCTTCGCGTGGGAAGACCAGTTCAGCCTCGCCCTCGACCCGCTCAAGACGCGGCAAATCCACGCCCAGAACATCGCCGCCACCGGCGACACCTCCGCCACTGCAAAGTATTGCACCATGTGCGGCCCCGACTTCTGCTCGATGAAAAGGTCACAGGAAACGACTGCCGCGGGGTTGTAAATCGGGGTTCTTCACTTATAAGTCCTATACGACCTATAGGACTTATAAGACCTTAGTCGCACAATTTATTGTGGCTATCAACGATTTTGCCGATTGGGCCAGTTCGCATAGAAGTGCATTGTCGGGTTCGGGCTCGGGAGGAGATTCGAAAGAATGGATAGCCGCGAGGGCTACCCCTACAGCAGGTACAGGTTTTGGCGGTTTTGACAATTATATCAGGTCGCCGTTGCGAGTGCAAATCGTTACGAAATACGCACCGCCTTTTGAATAATCATAGTCGGCCAACCGAATCGAACGTCGATGATGTTTTTGATGATCGTAGTTCATAGTGGATCATAACGTTTGCATTAAGCCGCGCTGCGAAGCGGCGTCGGCTTAAATGAATTGTTAGCCCTTGACCGTGTAGTGCTTGTCCAACACGTTGAACACGGCATTGCTAAACCACGCCTGCTTGGCACTCTTCGGATTGTCGGGATCAAGCTTCTTGACATGGCAATACCGCTTGTCTGACTTCAGGGGCTTGCGCAGATCGTGATACTTCTGGTTCTGCTTGAAATCGAAATAGCGAGCTGAGCATGCTTTGGTAAGCGCAGCATAGTTGAGCGGATACTTATCTTTCAGGTGCTCTTCAGTGAGCTGAACTTTAGGAGCACTTGGGTCGTTCGTGACCTGAACCTTGATCGCATCATCCGCTTTTGACTTTAGGAACTTGAGCTCTACGTTTACAGAAACCGCATAGTCCGCCTCGGGGTCACCTGCCGCTTCGAGCGATGAGATAAATGTTGCAACATTTTTCTCCTCTTTGCTCAGAATGATTGCATCGCCTGGCTGTTGAGGATTAACGAATGCCAGGGGCATCAAATAGAAGTTGTACTGTGAAAAGTCGATGTCGAACCATGACTGCGCAGCCTTCGCATAGTTCCTAACCGAGGCACTTCCGACCTCTTGGAGCCGCACGGCGAACACTCCGCTTTTGTTGTAGAAATGGACTGATGAGTCTCTGATCTCGCAGAGCGCGATGATGTTCTTGTGAGCAGCATCAGCTAGCGTCTTCTTCTCAGCCATCCTTTTTGCCAAGTAATCTAGGCTGTGCGTGAGGGGATTTCCTGCACCCGTCATCTTGACCTTGGCATGCTTGTACGGTTTTCCGTTTGGTCGCAGTTTCTTCTCTGTGACGTAAAGCATACGAACTTTGTTCCCGTTGTCCTTAAGCCATTTTGCCTTTAGGAGTAGCTCCCAGGCATTGATAGCTAGAATCGAGAAGGTTTCCTCTCGGTATTTGAAGTCGGGCTTGTTGTAGACCTCAATCGCCGAAACCATTGCGGAGACGCTCTTTTCCACCAGTTCTTGCGACCGAGCTTTCATTGAGGGCTAAAAATACTTATATGGTTCCGTCTAAAAAACTTGATACTTGATTTGTGTCAGCATAAGCCGCCAGCCTGCCGCAGTCATAAAATCCGATAAAACATTTTAATTCAACGCCTTACATCCATAACCGAATTTTATGCTGCCGCGTTATACGGATTAGCAGAACACTCACCTGTTCAAACGCGACCGACCAATCAACGCTCATTCTCAAAAAAAATTTACCGCAAATCCACCCACAAAACCAACCCCCATCACTACCCTGCTTTCACCGGCGACACCGCCGCCACCGCAAAGTATTGCACCATGTGCGGCCCCGACTTCTGCTCGATGAAAAGGTCACAGGAAACCGCCGCTGGGGCATAATTTCACAAATCCTACCGGTCGTTTAGAACTTATCAAACCTATTCTTCGATTTCTCCACAAAAAAAGAAAAGGCTGCCCAATCACTGAGCAGCCCTTTCAATGCTAAATTTCCAACCTCTTGCTTTTTACCCCGCCGCCTCGACAATCGCCATGAAGTCGTCGGCATTGAGGCTCGCGCCACCAATCAGGCCACCGTCGATATCCGGCATGGCGAAAAGCTCCGCAGCGTTAGAGGGTTTGACGCTGCCGCCGTACTGGATCCTGAGATGGTCCGCCGCTTTCTGACCGTAGAGTTCGGTGACTTTCGCCCGAATCAGCGCGTGAACCTCCTGCGCCTGCTCTTTGGTGGCGGTTTTGCCGGTGCCGATTGCCCATACCGGTTCGTAGGCAATCACCAGCTTGCTGATGTCGGTAACATCAATCAGCCCCTCAACCACTTGGGCAGTGACGATCTGACCCGTCACGCCGCGCTCGCGCTCGTCGAGCGTCTCACCAACGCAGAGGATGACGCTCAACCCTTCAGCCAACGCCTTTTTGACCTTGAGGTTGACCGTGGCATTGGTTTCGCCGAACAGTTGACGGCGCTCCGAGTGCCCGAGGATAACATAGCTGCATCCGGCAGCGGCAAGCATCCGCGTGGAGACCTCGCCGGTGAATGGGCCATCACTCTCGTAATGACAGTTCTGAGCGCAGAGCCTGATTCCGCTCCACTCGATCACCTTGCAAACCTCGTACAACGCCGGAAATGTGGGGGCGATGCCCACTTCACACTGCACACCGTCAGCTCCGACCTTCTCGGCAATCGCAGTTGCCAGATCGACAGACTCGGCGATGGTGTTGTTCATCTTCCAGTTGCCCACCACAATTTTTCTGCGCATATCAGTAATCGGTTACGACTTCGCCGTAGATTTTGTCGATATCGGCCACCTTGAAGGTGTGCTTCCAGAAACGGGAATCTCTGAGTTCGATCTTGTCCTGATCGATAGCTGTGACGTAGCCGTGCCAGACCCGCCGCTCTTTGGTGACAAGATTGATTTCCTTGTCGAGCAATTCACGGGCTCCACCGATCTGGCTGGCAGTATAAATTATCTGACGTTTTCCCATACATATGGTGTTTGAATTGGCTTTTTATTTAACAAAAATATCGAGGATTTCATAATGGAGCTCACCTTTCGGCACGCTGATTGTAACCTTGTCACCAACCGACTTGCCAATCAGCGACCGGCCGACGGGAGAACGCACGGATATTTTGCCAAGATCGGAATCGGCCTCCTCGGACGAGACAAGGGTGTATTCAATAATTTCGTCCTCGGCATCCAGATTACGTAGCTTTACCGATGTGAGAATATAAACCCGATCGGTCTTGATCTGCTTGGGATCGAGGATAGTAGCTGATGCCAGTTTATTTTCGATTTCACCGATTTTCGCTTCAAGTTGCGACTGTTCTTCTCGGGCAGCGTCATACTCGGCGTTTTCACTCAGGTCTCCATGCGAGCGAGCTTCGGCAATCTTTTCAAGCACCTCCTTGCGGGTCTCGGTCATCAACAAGTGAAGTTCCTCCTTGAGCCGATTATACCCATCTCGTGTCAGATAAATTCGATCACTCATGTCAGTTCATGGTTTTGATTGGTGATGCAGAAAAGCGAATGATCACCAGACGTTACAGCAACAATGGTTTGGCAAACAAAAAAAGTAAAGTCAGCAGCCTGGCTGACTTTACTTCTGTTAAAAGAATTTAGAAAACTTTATCCTGCGAGCAAAGGGCATTACAGATTAAACGCAAAATACATCCGACTCCATCCGCGCTCAACCAACAGGAAGAGCAGATCGCCCCTTTTCTTGTTTTTGACGATTGCATTGAATGCCGCAACCGAATCCACCGGCTTTTTGTCGACCGATATGACCACATCGCCCGGACGAAGGCCAACCGAGAAGGCCCTGCTCGATTTGCTGACTGATGTCACCACGATCCGGCGCGAGTCGGCTTTCAGATTCAGCCGCCCGGCCAGTTCGGGGGTCAATGGCGCAACCGAGAAGCCGAGCAATTCGTTCTTCGATTCGGTGCTTCGAGCCGAGGCGGTCGCGTTGTCTGGAAGCGATTCGAGGCGTGCGTTCAAGGTGAGAATCGCGCCGTCGCGATTGATCCTGATGGCGGCGCTGCTGCCGGGAGCCATCGCCGCGATCCGGTTGCGCAGCTCCGCCGCGCTGTTCACCTTCCGTCCGTTGAATTCAAGGATCACATCCCCGCTCTTCAGGCCGGCCCTGGCCGCAGGGCCACCCTGCATCACCGTGCCGACCAGAACCCCTTCGGGAGATTTGAGTTGCAGCCCCTTGGCGATATTCTCATCGATATCCTGAATCGTAACGCCGAGGTAGCCGCGCTCGACCTTGCCGTTTTTAACCAGCGAAGTATAGACCCGATATGCCATGTTCGACGGCACGGCAAAGCCGATACCTTCAAACCCACCAGTGCGGCTGGCTATCGCCGTATTGATGCCTACCAGCTCGCCACCGATATTGACCAATGGGCCGCCAGAGTTTCCTGGATTGATGGCTGCATCAGTCTGGATAAAATTCTCGTAATCGGCCACCCCGACATTGACACGGCCCTTGGCGCTAACGATACCCTGCGTCACGGTGCGGGCGAGGTTTTCGCCGAGTGGACTGCCGATGGCGAGCACCCACTCCCCGACCCGCAGCTTGTCGCTGTCGCCGAAAGCGATCGGCTTGAGACCGGAACCGGAAATCTTCAGCACAGCCAGGTCGGTGCGGGGATCGGTGCCGACGATCTTGGCCTTGAATTTCCGGTTATCAGAGGTCATAACCGCAATGGAGCCCGCCTGGTCGATCACATGGTTGTTGGTCAGAATGTAGCCATCCTGGCTGACGATCACACCCGATCCCAGTCCATGGATCACCTCCTTGCGAACGTTCGGTTCTTCGGGTAAAGGAAAGTCAAACATCTCTCCAAACGATTTGCCGAAAAAATCGAAGGGGGTCATAATCCGGCGATCCACTTCGGTTTCAGTATAAATCGTCACCACCGAAGGGGTAGCTGACTCAGCGATATCCACGAAAGCATCATTGAGATCGTTGAGCGTCCGTATCGGATGGTTGCGAAGGGTTTCAGCCGCAATACTCGAGTTGGGGTGACTGGAAACCATAAACCCGTTATTGCCGCCTCCGTTAAACGAAAAATCGAGATTGGAAAAAGCGAGCGCCCCAGCGGTGATCCCCACAGATACCAGCGCTGCCGATTTGAGCATAGTCAGTTTCTTTTTCATAGCTGTCTTCGGTTTAAAAGTTTATCAGACAAAGGTCTCAATACTTTCAAGAGCCGTCAGGCCTGCTCTCATCTTGTTCATGGTCTCTTCGTATTCAAATTCTGGCGTCGAATCGGCCACGATGCCGCCCGCCGCCTGGAAGTAGATAACGCCGTCGCGGATCACCATCGTGCGGATAGCGATGGCAGTGTTGAGCTGCCCCCGGAAATCGAGGTAGCCCACCGCGCCGCCGTAAAGGCCGCGCTTCTCTTTCTCCAGCTCGTAGATGATCTCCATGGCGCGAACCTTCGGCGCGCCGGTCAGCGTTCCCGCCGGGAAGCACGACCAGAAGGCGTCCATCGCCGTCAGACCGTCCTGCAATTCACCCCGGACGTTGCTGACGATGTGCATAACATGCGAGTACTTCTCGATCACCATCATCTCGTTGGTCTCGACCGTGCCGATCTTGGCGATGCGCCCGATGTCGTTGCGGCTTAGGTCGATGAGCATCAGGTGCTCGGCCCGCTCCTTTTCGTCGGAGATCAGCTCCTTGGCGTTGCGCTCGTCCTCCTCGAAGCTCTCGCCGCGCCGTCGCGTTCCGGCGATAGGCCGGGTATCGACCATGCGGCGTCCGGTGTGGTCGCGCTCTACCTTGACCAGCAGCTCGGGCGATGAGCCGACGACATGAAAATCCTCGAAGTCAAAGAAGTAGAGGTAAGGCGAAGGGTTGATCGTCCGGAGCGCGCGATAGACGTCGAACGGACGGGTGTGCAGCTTGCGCTTCAGGCGCTGCGAAATCTGCACCTGGAAGATGTCACCGCTCAGAATGTACTCCTTGGCCTTGAGCACCTTGGCGTAATACTCGTCACGCGTGGTGTTCGAGATGACCGGCTCCGGTTTCTCGGGCTGAAACGGCACGAGAGCAGGCACGAGCGGCTTCTGCAACAGTGCGGCAAGCTCGTCGATTTTGCGGTCGGCGCGCGTGCGGTCGGCGGC
The nucleotide sequence above comes from Chlorobaculum tepidum TLS. Encoded proteins:
- the thiC gene encoding phosphomethylpyrimidine synthase ThiC, whose protein sequence is MNQENASCPKKHFFGPASSRITVKGTIYPIEVGMRRVALTRSYECKGERFDAMPLYDTSGPFGDAEREHDVRKGLEPVRDRWGFDRGTVESVGGELSMTGRKPRVAKAGEAVTQMHFARKGIVTPEMEYVAIRENQALEAWIEKCGGKPVTPEMVRSEVARGRAIIPANINHPEIEPMIIGRNFRVKINANIGNSALGSSIDEEVEKAVWSCRWGADTVMDLSTGKNIHQTREWILRNSPVPIGTVPLYQALEKVGGKAEELSWEVYRDTLVEQAEQGVDYFTIHSGILAATLPDAEARQTGIVSRGGSIMARWCRAHKQENFLFTRFDDICDILRSYDVAISLGDALRPGSIGDANDAAQFGELKTLGELTLRAWKRDVQVMIEGPGHVPLHMIRENMEMQLKHCHEAPFYTLGPLVTDVAAGYDHVNSAIGGTLIASLGCSMLCYVTPKEHLGLPNRDDVREGVIVHRVAAHAADIAKGSATAWLRDELMSKARYAFAWEDQFSLALDPLKTRQIHAQNIAATGDTSATAKYCTMCGPDFCSMKRSQETTAAGL
- a CDS encoding DUF3644 domain-containing protein; amino-acid sequence: MKARSQELVEKSVSAMVSAIEVYNKPDFKYREETFSILAINAWELLLKAKWLKDNGNKVRMLYVTEKKLRPNGKPYKHAKVKMTGAGNPLTHSLDYLAKRMAEKKTLADAAHKNIIALCEIRDSSVHFYNKSGVFAVRLQEVGSASVRNYAKAAQSWFDIDFSQYNFYLMPLAFVNPQQPGDAIILSKEEKNVATFISSLEAAGDPEADYAVSVNVELKFLKSKADDAIKVQVTNDPSAPKVQLTEEHLKDKYPLNYAALTKACSARYFDFKQNQKYHDLRKPLKSDKRYCHVKKLDPDNPKSAKQAWFSNAVFNVLDKHYTVKG
- the tpiA gene encoding triose-phosphate isomerase, producing the protein MRRKIVVGNWKMNNTIAESVDLATAIAEKVGADGVQCEVGIAPTFPALYEVCKVIEWSGIRLCAQNCHYESDGPFTGEVSTRMLAAAGCSYVILGHSERRQLFGETNATVNLKVKKALAEGLSVILCVGETLDERERGVTGQIVTAQVVEGLIDVTDISKLVIAYEPVWAIGTGKTATKEQAQEVHALIRAKVTELYGQKAADHLRIQYGGSVKPSNAAELFAMPDIDGGLIGGASLNADDFMAIVEAAG
- the greA gene encoding transcription elongation factor GreA, coding for MSDRIYLTRDGYNRLKEELHLLMTETRKEVLEKIAEARSHGDLSENAEYDAAREEQSQLEAKIGEIENKLASATILDPKQIKTDRVYILTSVKLRNLDAEDEIIEYTLVSSEEADSDLGKISVRSPVGRSLIGKSVGDKVTISVPKGELHYEILDIFVK
- a CDS encoding DegQ family serine endoprotease, which encodes MKKKLTMLKSAALVSVGITAGALAFSNLDFSFNGGGNNGFMVSSHPNSSIAAETLRNHPIRTLNDLNDAFVDIAESATPSVVTIYTETEVDRRIMTPFDFFGKSFGEMFDFPLPEEPNVRKEVIHGLGSGVIVSQDGYILTNNHVIDQAGSIAVMTSDNRKFKAKIVGTDPRTDLAVLKISGSGLKPIAFGDSDKLRVGEWVLAIGSPLGENLARTVTQGIVSAKGRVNVGVADYENFIQTDAAINPGNSGGPLVNIGGELVGINTAIASRTGGFEGIGFAVPSNMAYRVYTSLVKNGKVERGYLGVTIQDIDENIAKGLQLKSPEGVLVGTVMQGGPAARAGLKSGDVILEFNGRKVNSAAELRNRIAAMAPGSSAAIRINRDGAILTLNARLESLPDNATASARSTESKNELLGFSVAPLTPELAGRLNLKADSRRIVVTSVSKSSRAFSVGLRPGDVVISVDKKPVDSVAAFNAIVKNKKRGDLLFLLVERGWSRMYFAFNL
- the trpE gene encoding anthranilate synthase component I translates to MIRSFSDNTADPAKEPSFILTPLVRTFQADTETPVSVYLKLQRPYSCLLESVEGEERMARYSYIAVDPVAVLKGTVGGEILLDVRDERFRQLSAIVEQERDLRAVVDRCMAMFSSEKLPRHKSGSQQMSTSGVFGYFGYDTMHLIEKIPAAEQPDPAGMPDLCLLFCDTLVIFDNVMRKLFLVTNYLDAADRTRADRKIDELAALLQKPLVPALVPFQPEKPEPVISNTTRDEYYAKVLKAKEYILSGDIFQVQISQRLKRKLHTRPFDVYRALRTINPSPYLYFFDFEDFHVVGSSPELLVKVERDHTGRRMVDTRPIAGTRRRGESFEEDERNAKELISDEKERAEHLMLIDLSRNDIGRIAKIGTVETNEMMVIEKYSHVMHIVSNVRGELQDGLTAMDAFWSCFPAGTLTGAPKVRAMEIIYELEKEKRGLYGGAVGYLDFRGQLNTAIAIRTMVIRDGVIYFQAAGGIVADSTPEFEYEETMNKMRAGLTALESIETFV